From the genome of Vicia villosa cultivar HV-30 ecotype Madison, WI linkage group LG2, Vvil1.0, whole genome shotgun sequence, one region includes:
- the LOC131652805 gene encoding beta-glucuronosyltransferase GlcAT14A-like, translated as MKKLKNYYMHFKNHPHHHHQSPERKWIFPLAIGSILSLFLLFIATLTSPQGTHILPFYRSISASYSAFVESKLHPLPISMFPPPPRFAYLISGSAGDGASVKRVLLAMYHPHNRYVVHLDLESSPKERADLLEFVKNHDLFKRFENVKMITKANLITYRGPTMVANTLHAAAILLKECGDWDWFINLSASDYPLVTQDDLLHTFSYLPRDLNFIDHTSDIGWKDHQRARPIIVDPGLYMNKKQDVFWVTQRRSRPTAFKLFTGSAWMVLSRPFVDYVIWGWDNLPRTVLMYYSNFISSPEGYFHTVICNAQEFKNTTVNSDLHFISWDNPPKQHPHYLTVADMKAMVDSNAPFARKFHREDPVLDKIDAELLSRNPGMPVPGGWCIGSRENGTDPCSLVGNTTVLRPNNGSKRLETLISKMLSNENFRPKQCV; from the exons ATGAAGAAATTGAAAAACTATTACATGCACTTCAAAAACCATCCTCACCACCATCACCAATCCCCAGAAAGAAAATGGATTTTCCCACTTGCAATCGGTTCAATCCTCTCTCTCTTCCTTCTCTTCATTGCAACACTAACATCACCACAAGGCACACACATTCTACCTTTCTACCGTTCCATTTCAGCTTCCTATTCCGCTTTTGTTGAATCTAAGCTTCACCCTTTACCCATTTCAATGTTCCCTCCTCCACCTCGCTTTGCTTATCTAATCTCTGGCTCTGCTGGGGATGGTGCCTCTGTCAAAAGGGTTCTTCTTGCGATGTATCATCCTCATAACCGTTATGTTGTTCATCTTGACCTTGAATCTTCGCCTAAGGAACGTGCGGATCTGTTGGAGTTTGTGAAGAATCATGATTTGTTTAAGAGATTTGAGAATGTTAAGATGATTACTAAGGCGAATCTGATTACTTATAGAGGTCCTACTATGGTTGCTAATACTCTTCATGCTGCTGCTATTTTGTTGAAGGAATGTGGTGATTGGGATTGGTTCATCAATCTTAGTGCTTCTGATTATCCACTGGTTACTCAagatg ATCTGCTTCACACGTTTAGCTACTTGCCTCGCGATCTTAATTTCATTGACCATACGAGTGACATTGGATGGAAAGA TCATCAGCGTGCGAGGCCAATAATTGTTGATCCAGGGTTGTACATGAATAAGAAGCAAGATGTGTTTTGGGTTACACAGAGGAGAAGTAGACCAACTGCTTTCAAGCTTTTCACAG GTTCGGCTTGGATGGTACTCTCAAGACCTTTCGTCGACTACGTCATATGGGGATGGGACAATTTACCGCGAACCGTTCTCATGTACTATTCAAATTTCATATCTTCGCCCGAAGGATACTTCCACACAGTTATTTGCAATGCTCAAGAATTCAAAAACACGACCGTGAACAGCGATCTACACTTCATTTCATGGGACAATCCTCCCAAGCAACATCCTCACTACCTCACAGTCGCTGACATGAAAGCTATGGTCGACAGCAATGCTCCCTTTGCGAGGAAGTTCCATCGAGAGGATCCGGTTTTGGACAAAATTGACGCAGAGCTCTTATCCCGAAATCCCGGAATGCCTGTTCCTGGTGGTTGGTGCATTGGCAGCAGAGAGAACGGGACTGACCCTTGCTCATTAGTAGGAAACACTACGGTCCTAAGGCCAAACAACGGTTCGAAAAGGCTTGAAACATTAATCAGCAAGATGTTGTCGAACGAAAATTTTCGGCCTAAACAATGTGTATGA